The DNA region GGGGGTCCCCGCACGAGATGAACAGCCCGACGCCCACGAAGTCGTACGCCGGGTCGCCGATCATCGCCGGCTCGAAGTCGAACAGGCCCGTCAGGCGCCAGCCGTCCGGGTCCACGGTCAGATGCTGGCGCATGAACTCCGTGTGCAGCAGCACGCGCCGTGCCGGAGGGGTCAGCGGCACCGAGCTCAGGAACCACGGGATCTGCTCCAGCCAGGTGTCCGACAGACCGGCCTCGCGCTGCTGTTCCACCGCGTTCGTCCGCTGCGCGTCGACGAACAGGCCCCAGTCGGAGGGGCCGACGGAGCTGGCGAGCGGCGCCGGGTTCAGCGCGTGCAGCGCCGCCAGGGTCTCGCCTGCCTCCGTGACGATCCGGTCCTGCTCCGCGGCCGGAATCCGCGGCCACGCGTCGGCCAGACTCTCGCCGGGCAGCCGGGACATCAGGACGAAGGACCAGCCGTTCTTGTACGCCCCCGCGGAGTACACCTGCGGTGTCGGAACCGGCAGTCTGCCGTACACATGGTTCAGTACCTGCTCCTCGCGCCTGGCGTCGATCTTCTCGAAGGCGGGGAACAGCTTGACGACGTGTGCGGCGCCGACGGAGTAGACCGGCAGCGAACCCTCGATGAAGCGGATCAGCGGCTTCACGGTCACCCCGAGGCGCTCGCACAGGTCCATGACGGCGGGCCGCAACAGGGCCTCGTCGCGGACCATGTCGTCCAGCTCTTCGCCGGTCTCAACGAGTGGCAGCACGGGTCAACACCATCCAGAGGGCCGGGGTGACGGAGAAGGGCAGTGCAGTGCTCATTGGGCTCCCAGTGCGGTCCAACAGGGCTCTGGATTCCCCGGAGTTGGGGTTTGCGCCCCGCAGCATCGCATACTCCGGGGTGCGCCAGAGCACCTCAACCTTTGGCCATCACTCATACGGATTGCCAGGTCAGTGCGGGGGGAGGCCAGTGGCATATGCGGGCCTCCGTCGCCGCACGGGTCACCTCTATCGCGGGCGTCCGCCTGTCGTGTACGCCTTCAACTGTCTTCACCCGAACGGGGTAAGCGGCCGGGCCGGTTGTCGTATGTGCCGAGACCCGGGCGCAGCCCCGTGGTGAGGGGCCGCGCCCGGGTCTCGGGTGGCTGCCGGTGGAGCTCGGCCGACGATCAGAGGCGGTCGGGCGTCCTGATGCCGAGCAGGGCCATGCCCTGGTGGAGCGTGCGGGCCGTCAGGTCGACGAGGAACAGCCTGTTCTCGACGACCTCCTTCGGGTTCGCGTCGCTCAGCACCTGGCACTGGTCGTAGAACGTCGTCAGGTGCGACGCCAGCTGGTACAGGTACGAGGCCAGCTTGTGCGGCTCGTACCCCGACGCCACGTCCAGGAGCAGTTCGCCGAACTGGTCCAGGTGCAGACCCAGCGCGCGCTCCGCCGGGGCCAGTTCGAGCTCCGGGTGGGCCAGCGGACGCGCGTCCCCGGCCTTGCGGAGGATCGACCGGATACGGGCGTACGCGTACTGGAGGTACACGCTCGTGTCGCCGTTCAGCGACACCATCTGGTCCAGGTCGAACTTGTAGTCCCGGACGGCCGACGTGGACAGGTCCGCGTACTTCACGGCGCCGATCCCGACGTACCGGCCGTTCTCGACGATCTCGTCCTCGGTCAGGCCGACCTTCTCGGCCTTCTCGCGGACCACCGCCGTGGCACGGTCGATCGCCTCGTCGAGCAGGTCGACCAGCCGGATCGTCTCGCCCTCACGGGTCTTGAACGGCTTGCCGTCCTTGCCGAGGACCGTGCCGAAGGCCAGCTGCTCCGCCTTCGCGTCGCCGTTCAGCCAGCCCACCCTGCGCGCCGTCTCGAAGACCATCTTGAAGTGCAGGGACTGCCGGGCGTCGACCACATAGACGAGGTTGTTCGCCTTCAGGCCGAAGACGCGGTCCCTGATCGCGGAGAGGTCCGTCGCCGCGTAGCCGTAGCCGCCGTCCGACTTCTTCACGATCAGCGGGACCGGGTTGCCGTCCGGGCCCTTGACGTCGTCGAAGAACACGCACAGCGCACCCTCGGACCACACCGCCACACCGGCCTCTTCGAGGAGGCGGCACGTCTCGTCCAGCATGTCGTTGTAGCCCGACTCGCCGACGATGTCCGCGTCCTGGATCTCCATGTCCAGCTTCTCGAAGACCGAGAAGAAGTAGATCTTCGACTCGTCCACGAACTTCTGCCACGTGGACAGGGTGTGCGGGTCGCCGGCCTGGAGGTCGACCACCCTGCGCCGGGCCCGCGTCTTGAACTCCTCGTCGGAGTCGAAGTGCGTGCGCGCGGCCTTGTAGAGGCGGTTGAGGTTCGACATCGCCTCCTCGCCCGTCACCGCGCCGTCCTCGGCGGCACCGTGGTCCAGCTCGTGCGGGTGCTCGTCCAGGTACTGGATGAGCATGCCGAACTGGGTGCCCCAGTCGCCGATGTGGTGCCGCCTGACGACGGTCTCGCCGACGAACTCCAGGATCTGGACGACCGCGTCGCCGATCACCGCGGAGCGGAGGTGGCCTACGTGCATCTCCTTCGCCACGTTCGGCTGGGCGTAGTCGATGACCGTCGTGCCCGGGTTCTCCTTGAACGGGACGCCGAGGCGGTCCGCCGGATCCGTGGCGCGGGCCGCGAGGTTCTGCGTGATCGCGCTGTCCGTGATCGTGATGTTCAGGAAGCCGGGGCCCGAGACCTCGATGTCCTTGATCACGTCACCCTTGACCAGCCGGTCGACGACCTGGGTCGCGAGGTCCCTGGGGTTGGCCTTCGCCTTCTTCGCCAGGGCGAGGATTCCGTTGGCCTGGAAGTCCGCCCTGTCGCTGCGTCGCAGCAGCGGGTCCGCGGGCGCGGTCTCCGGCAGGGCTGCCGTGAGCGCGTCCGCCAGGCGCTGGTGGACGTGGGCGGTGAGGGACGTGACCGAGGCCATGGGGTGGGTGCCGTTCTCCTCGTGGGTACGGGTGGATCCGCCCAGTATCCCACGGTGGGTAAAGCGATTTTCGCCCCCGCCGCCCTTACCCATTCCCGTCACTTACTCGGGGGCCAGCCCCCGAACCCCCGCTCCTCAAACGCCGGAGGGGCTGGATTTTCCGCGGCCTGGGCCGACACTTCCAGCCTGTCCGGCGTTTGAGGACGAGGCCGTTCAGGCCGATGAGCGGGGGTCTGGGGGCGGCAGCCCCCAGGGACGGGACGGGAAGGGGCGGCGGGGGCGGTGAAAAGGGGTTTTCGTGGATGCGGGGCGAGCTGGGAGAATGGGGTGGTCAGCCGTGCGAACCGTACCGCCGGCTCATGACACCTCCTGAGGAAAGAAGGACGTGCCGATCGTGGCTCAGAGCACCGAGACCACCGACTGGGTCTCCCGTTACGCGGATGAGGTCATCGAGGAGTCGGAGCGTCGGGCCCCGGGCAAACCGGTCGTCGTCGCGTCCGGGCTGTCCCCGTCCGGGCCCATCCACCTCGGGAATCTCAGGGAGGTCATGACCCCGCATCTCGTCGCCGACGAGATCCGCCGCCGGGGCCACGAGGTCAGGCACCTCATCTCGTGGGACGACTACGACCGCTACCGCAAGGTGCCGAACGGCGTCGCCGGCGTGGACGAGTCCTGGGCCGAGCACATCGGCAGGCCCCTGACCGCCGTCCCCGCCCCGAAGGGCTCCCCGTACCCGAGCTGGGCCGAGCACTTCAAGGCCGCCATGGTCGAGGCACTCGGCGAGCTGGGCGTCGAGTTCGACGGCATCAGCCAGACCGAGCAGTACACCTCCGGTACGTATCGCGAGCAGGTCCTGCACGCGATGAAGCACCGGGGGGACATCGACGCGATCCTCGACCAGTACCGGACCAAGAAGGCCCCGGCCAAGAAGCAG from Streptomyces sp. NBC_00258 includes:
- a CDS encoding phosphotransferase family protein, producing MLPLVETGEELDDMVRDEALLRPAVMDLCERLGVTVKPLIRFIEGSLPVYSVGAAHVVKLFPAFEKIDARREEQVLNHVYGRLPVPTPQVYSAGAYKNGWSFVLMSRLPGESLADAWPRIPAAEQDRIVTEAGETLAALHALNPAPLASSVGPSDWGLFVDAQRTNAVEQQREAGLSDTWLEQIPWFLSSVPLTPPARRVLLHTEFMRQHLTVDPDGWRLTGLFDFEPAMIGDPAYDFVGVGLFISCGDPRLLKRFYEAYGCPPIDPHTLMAYALLHVYSNLPGYMSVLPKPPEPTLDALAETWFGIG
- the argS gene encoding arginine--tRNA ligase; this translates as MASVTSLTAHVHQRLADALTAALPETAPADPLLRRSDRADFQANGILALAKKAKANPRDLATQVVDRLVKGDVIKDIEVSGPGFLNITITDSAITQNLAARATDPADRLGVPFKENPGTTVIDYAQPNVAKEMHVGHLRSAVIGDAVVQILEFVGETVVRRHHIGDWGTQFGMLIQYLDEHPHELDHGAAEDGAVTGEEAMSNLNRLYKAARTHFDSDEEFKTRARRRVVDLQAGDPHTLSTWQKFVDESKIYFFSVFEKLDMEIQDADIVGESGYNDMLDETCRLLEEAGVAVWSEGALCVFFDDVKGPDGNPVPLIVKKSDGGYGYAATDLSAIRDRVFGLKANNLVYVVDARQSLHFKMVFETARRVGWLNGDAKAEQLAFGTVLGKDGKPFKTREGETIRLVDLLDEAIDRATAVVREKAEKVGLTEDEIVENGRYVGIGAVKYADLSTSAVRDYKFDLDQMVSLNGDTSVYLQYAYARIRSILRKAGDARPLAHPELELAPAERALGLHLDQFGELLLDVASGYEPHKLASYLYQLASHLTTFYDQCQVLSDANPKEVVENRLFLVDLTARTLHQGMALLGIRTPDRL